One Vigna unguiculata cultivar IT97K-499-35 chromosome 11, ASM411807v1, whole genome shotgun sequence DNA window includes the following coding sequences:
- the LOC114170648 gene encoding (-)-germacrene D synthase-like produces MSIVSSSSLPVFPRDAKPNSIFPRRTATFHPSIWGDYFLSYDSNFHEDDSDIKQVPLLKDYVRKMIVSPIDDNFLSKLNFINSVQRLGVSYHFEHEIDEALHQIYEISTKENNIIGYDNDLHHLALLFRLLRQQGYPILSVVFCKFMDEAGKFKKSIVNDVQGMLSLYEASQLRFHGEDILEEAYSFTLSELTKSLTTKLSPFLSGLVDHSIGQALRKGMPRLEARYYISFYQQDPSHNQCLLTFAKLDFNMLQKLHQKEVSNVTKWWVKDLNVSTNFPFVRDRIVEVCFWIVGVYYEPQYCLARRILKKVVAMISIIDDVYDAYGTIDELEIFTNAIERWDISSLVNLPEYMKLCYKALLNIFEETEQELRKQGKEYFVKYSKNEMKRLAQAYLTESRWFHSNHIPTVEEYMEVAIVTSTYAMLTTVSFLGMEETTEEVLIWTTSHPKIIEAASLIGRLMDDIAGSEFEHERGHVVSSVDCYMKQYNSSRKNAIKEVRKLVERAWKDINKECLSPTQVPMKFLMRVVNLARMIDVVYKEQDNYTNSGGIMKDYIKALLVNKVSMQIS; encoded by the exons ATGTCTATagtatcatcatcatcacttcCTGTTTTCCCTCGTGATGCCAAACCCAACTCAATCTTTCCTCGACGCACCGCAACTTTTCATCCTTCCATTTGGGGGGATTATTTCCTTTCCTATGATTCTAATTTTCAT GAAGATGATAGCGACATCAAACAAGTTCCACTGTTAAAAGATTATGTGAGGAAGATGATTGTGTCTCCTATTGAtgataattttctttctaaattgaACTTCATCAACTCAGTCCAACGATTGGGTGTTTCTTATCATTttgaacatgaaattgatgAGGCATTGCATCAAATTTATGAGATTTCGACAAAGGAGAATAATATAATAGGTTACGATAATGATCTGCATCATCTCGCTTTGCTCTTCCGGTTGCTTAGACAACAAGGATATCCTATTTTATCGG TTGTATTTTGCAAATTCATGGACGAAGCAGGAAAGTTTAAGAAAAGCATTGTGAATGATGTACAAGGAATGTTGAGCTTGTATGAAGCATCCCAATTAAGATTCCATGGGGAAGACATACTGGAAGAGGCATATAGTTTTACTCTTAGTGAGTTAACTAAGTCATTAACTACCAAACTAAGCCCCTTTCTTTCTGGGTTAGTGGACCACAGCATAGGACAAGCACTTCGCAAGGGAATGCCTAGGTTGGAGGcaagatattatatatctttctACCAACAAGATCCATCACATAATCAATGTTTGTTAACCTTTGCAAAACTAGATTTTAATATGTTGCAGAAGCTCCATCAAAAAGAAGTCAGCAATGTGACCAA GTGGTGGGTTAAAGATTTGAATGTCTCGACAAATTTTCCATTTGTACGAGATAGGATTGTGGAAGTTTGTTTCTGGATTGTTGGAGTCTATTATGAGCCGCAATACTGCCTTGCTCGAAGGATACTGAAAAAGGTTGTTGCCATGATATCCATAATTGATGATGTGTATGATGCTTATGGAACCATTGATGAGCTAGAGATTTTTACCAATGCAAtagaaag GTGGGATATCTCCTCATTGGTTAATCTTCCAGAATATATGAAATTATGTTATAAGGcacttttgaatatttttgaaGAAACAGAGCAGGAGTTGAGAAAGCAAGGAAAAGAATACTTCGTCAAGTATTCTAAAAATGAA ATGAAAAGACTAGCCCAAGCATACCTTACTGAGTCAAGATGGTTTCATTCCAATCACATACCAACAGTAGAAGAGTATATGGAAGTTGCAATTGTGACAAGCACTTATGCTATGTTGACAACCGTATCTTTCTTGGGCATGGAAGAAACAACAGAGGAGGTCCTCATATGGACAACGAGTCACCCAAAAATTATTGAAGCTGCTTCACTTATTGGTAGGCTCATGGATGACATTGCTGGAAGTGAG TTTGAGCATGAAAGAGGACATGTTGTCTCAAGCGTTGATTGCTATATGAAACAATATAATAGTTCAAGGAAAAATGCCATTAAAGAAGTGCGTAAGTTGGTTGAGAGGGCCTGGAAGGACATTAATAAAGAATGTCTTAGTCCTACTCAAGTACCAATGAAGTTTCTCATGCGTGTTGTGAATCTTGCACGAATGATCGACGTAGTTTACAAAGAACAAGATAATTATACAAATTCAGGAGGAATAATGAAGGATTATATCAAAGCTTTACTAGTTAATAAAGTGTCCATGCAAATAAGCTAA